The following coding sequences are from one Poecilia reticulata strain Guanapo linkage group LG18, Guppy_female_1.0+MT, whole genome shotgun sequence window:
- the map4k2 gene encoding mitogen-activated protein kinase kinase kinase kinase 2 isoform X1, whose amino-acid sequence MMKECKHKNIVAYFGSYHRNTKLWICMEYCGGGSLQDMYQVTGPLKEKQIAFVCRETLQGLYHLHETGKMHRDIKGANILLTERGDVKLADFGVAAEISASVAKRKSFIGTPYWMAPEVAAVEKKGGYNHLCDIWAVGITAIELAELQPPMFDLHPMRALMLMSKSSFQPPKLKEKAKWSAGFHSFVKMALNKNPRKRPSSETLLQHPFVTQLLTRNLIIELLDMANNPELHSALTHSIDDSELEIGEMSPDKIQSAGKHLPVERTLSEEQFDQIKFGRPLRKVTEPYPDLGSYDDWSMSGDEENSPSLTIARAPSADGGRKSALFSPTASLPAFSSLTSNTEDRDLTLRPACTLGPDAAITADPGSAAVLSRCSATQDISQRCSDPCLLPQHSVVAEKRMVSSPKRETPLSPEWSTLRKKPEDSRAGCHGLPPTPQVHMGACFTKVFNGCPLKIHCAATWILPKTKDQYLILGAEEGIYTLNLNELHEDTLEKLLPQRCTWLYVMNNVLMSVSGKSSQLYSHSLTALFEQKGHLQKKHGSLSLSTNRFTERIIPRKFAISVKIPDTKGCRRCSVARNPYTESTFLCGAVPSGLVLLLWYEPLQKFMHLKHIPVRLPESLPIFELLVLVTDEFPQLCVGVRECKNEESPTSQQLKFDIIELNAPPASVPGGGALRAVQVTQLDRDTVLITTEKTVKIVDLKGLPSKELAAEIVFDFPIETLVCLQDSVLAFWKHGLKGRSFHLDEVTQEITDESRVFRVLGTNRDIILQSTPTDDPSALSNLYILTGHENSY is encoded by the exons ATGATGAAGGAATGCaagcacaaaaacattgtgGCCTACTTCGGCAGCTATCACAG GAACACCAAGCTGTGGATCTGTATGGAGTACTGTGGGGGGGGATCGCTTCAGGACATGTACCAAG TGACGGGTCCACTAAAAGAGAAACAGATCGCATTCGTGTGCAGGGAAACCCTTCAG GGTTTGTATCACTTGCATGAAACAGGCAAGATGCACAGAGACATAAAG GGAGCTAACATCCTTTTGACTGAACGAGGTGACGTCAAGCTGG CTGATTTTGGAGTGGCAGCAGAGATTAGCGCTTCAGTGGCCAAAAGAAAGTCTTTTATTGGAACTCCTTACTG GATGGCTCCAGAGGTGGCTGCAGTGGAGAAGAAGGGCGGCTACAACCACTTGTGTGATATCTGGGCTGTTGGCATCACAGCCATCGAGTTGGCTGAGCTCCAGCCGCCCATGTTTGACCTCCACCCAATGAG AGCATTGATGCTGATGTCCAAAAGCAGTTTCCAGCCTCCAAAACTAAAGGAAAAAGCCAAGTG GTCTGCAGGTTTCCACAGCTTTGTGAAGATGGCTCTCAATAAAAACCCCCGTAAAAGACCCTCATCAGAGACACTGCTGCAG CATCCGTTTGTGACCCAGCTGCTGACCCGGAACCTGATCATTGAGCTGCTGGACATGGCCAACAACCCAGAGCTGCACAGCGCTCTGACACACAGCATCGATGACAGCGAGCTGGAG ATTGGGGAAATGTCTCCAGATAAGATTCAgtcagcaggaaaacatctgcCTGTAGAGAGGACCCTGTCTGAAGAACAAT TTGACCAAATAAAGTTTGGACGTCCACTGAGAAAAGTCACAGAGCCTTATCCTGACTTG GGCTCCTATGATGACTGGAGCATGTCTGGAGATGAAGAGAACTCACC GAGTTTAACGATTGCAAGAGCGCCATCTGCTGAT GGAGGTAGGAAGAGCGCTTTGTTCAGTCCGACAGCCTCACTGCCAGCCTTCAGCTCTTTAACTTCCAACACAGAAGACAGAGACCTGACGCTGAGACCGGCCTGCACACTCGGCCCTGATGCGGCCATCACAGCCGACCCCGGCTCTGCAGCAG tCTTGTCCAGGTGTTCTGCCACGCAGGACATCAGTCAGCGCTGCAGTGACCCATGTTTGCTACCACAACACTCTGTAGTAGCAGAGAAAAGGATGGTTTCCTCCCCAAAAAGAGAGACGCCTCTGTCTCCAGAGTGGAGCACGCTGAGGAAAAAGCCAGAAGACTCA AGAGCTGGTTGTCATGGGCTTCCTCCCACCCCTCAAGTCCAT ATGGGAGCCTGCTTTACCAAAGTCTTCAACGGCTGTCCTCTAAAAATCCACTGTGCTGCTACCTGGATCTTACCCAAAACAAAAG ATCAATACCTGATTCTTGGAGCAGAGGAAGGAATTTACACACTGAACCTAAATGAACTTCATGAGGACACACTAGAAAAG CTGCTCCCTCAGCGATGTACGTGGCTCTATGTCATGAATAATGTGCTGATGTCTGTGTCAG GAAAGTCGTCGCAGCTTTATTCCCACAGTCTAACGGCTCTGTTTGAGCAGAAAGgacatctgcaaaaaaaacacgGCAGCTTGTCTCTCAGCACCAATCGCTTCACTGAGAGGATCATTCCCAG AAAGTTTGCCATATCTGTGAAAATTCCAGACACTAAAGGCTGTCGGAGATGTAGTGTGG CTAGAAACCCCTACACAGAGAGTACCTTCCTGTGTGGGGCGGTTCCCTCCGgcctggtgctgctgctgtggtATGAGCCTCTCCAGAAGTTTATGCATCTAAAG CACATACCAGTGCGACTACCAGAGTCTCTGCCAATATTTgagcttctggttctggtaacAGATGAGTTTCCCCAGCTCTGTGTGGGGGTGAGAGAGTGTAAAAATGAGGAGAGTCCAACCAGCCAGCAGCTCAAGTTTGATATAATCGAGCTGAATGCTCCTCCTGCTTCAGTGCCAG GTGGTGGCGCCCTCAGAGCTGTACAGGTTACCCAGCTGGACAGAGACACAGTACtgataacaactgaaa AAACGGTAAAGATTGTGGACCTGAAAGGGCTTCCATCTAAAGAGCTGGCAGCTGAGATCGTTTTTGACTTTCCAATTGAAACACTAG TCTGTTTACAGGACAGTGTGCTGGCTTTCTGGAAGCATGGCCTTAAAGGAAGGAGTTTCCATTTGGATGAG GTAACACAGGAAATCACAGATGAGAGCCGAGTTTTCCGAGTTTTGGGAACAAACAG AGACATCATCCTTCAGAGTACGCCGACGGACGACCCCTCAGCGCTGAGCAACCTGTACATCTTGACTGGTCATGAAAACAGCTACTGA
- the map4k2 gene encoding mitogen-activated protein kinase kinase kinase kinase 2 isoform X3 encodes MMKECKHKNIVAYFGSYHRNTKLWICMEYCGGGSLQDMYQVTGPLKEKQIAFVCRETLQGLYHLHETGKMHRDIKGANILLTERGDVKLADFGVAAEISASVAKRKSFIGTPYWMAPEVAAVEKKGGYNHLCDIWAVGITAIELAELQPPMFDLHPMRALMLMSKSSFQPPKLKEKAKWSAGFHSFVKMALNKNPRKRPSSETLLQHPFVTQLLTRNLIIELLDMANNPELHSALTHSIDDSELEIGEMSPDKIQSAGKHLPVERTLSEEQFDQIKFGRPLRKVTEPYPDLGSYDDWSMSGDEENSPSLLECVEQALQMRSLTIARAPSADGEDRDLTLRPACTLGPDAAITADPGSAAVLSRCSATQDISQRCSDPCLLPQHSVVAEKRMVSSPKRETPLSPEWSTLRKKPEDSRAGCHGLPPTPQVHMGACFTKVFNGCPLKIHCAATWILPKTKDQYLILGAEEGIYTLNLNELHEDTLEKLLPQRCTWLYVMNNVLMSVSGKSSQLYSHSLTALFEQKGHLQKKHGSLSLSTNRFTERIIPRKFAISVKIPDTKGCRRCSVARNPYTESTFLCGAVPSGLVLLLWYEPLQKFMHLKHIPVRLPESLPIFELLVLVTDEFPQLCVGVRECKNEESPTSQQLKFDIIELNAPPASVPGGGALRAVQVTQLDRDTVLITTEKTVKIVDLKGLPSKELAAEIVFDFPIETLVCLQDSVLAFWKHGLKGRSFHLDEVTQEITDESRVFRVLGTNRDIILQSTPTDDPSALSNLYILTGHENSY; translated from the exons ATGATGAAGGAATGCaagcacaaaaacattgtgGCCTACTTCGGCAGCTATCACAG GAACACCAAGCTGTGGATCTGTATGGAGTACTGTGGGGGGGGATCGCTTCAGGACATGTACCAAG TGACGGGTCCACTAAAAGAGAAACAGATCGCATTCGTGTGCAGGGAAACCCTTCAG GGTTTGTATCACTTGCATGAAACAGGCAAGATGCACAGAGACATAAAG GGAGCTAACATCCTTTTGACTGAACGAGGTGACGTCAAGCTGG CTGATTTTGGAGTGGCAGCAGAGATTAGCGCTTCAGTGGCCAAAAGAAAGTCTTTTATTGGAACTCCTTACTG GATGGCTCCAGAGGTGGCTGCAGTGGAGAAGAAGGGCGGCTACAACCACTTGTGTGATATCTGGGCTGTTGGCATCACAGCCATCGAGTTGGCTGAGCTCCAGCCGCCCATGTTTGACCTCCACCCAATGAG AGCATTGATGCTGATGTCCAAAAGCAGTTTCCAGCCTCCAAAACTAAAGGAAAAAGCCAAGTG GTCTGCAGGTTTCCACAGCTTTGTGAAGATGGCTCTCAATAAAAACCCCCGTAAAAGACCCTCATCAGAGACACTGCTGCAG CATCCGTTTGTGACCCAGCTGCTGACCCGGAACCTGATCATTGAGCTGCTGGACATGGCCAACAACCCAGAGCTGCACAGCGCTCTGACACACAGCATCGATGACAGCGAGCTGGAG ATTGGGGAAATGTCTCCAGATAAGATTCAgtcagcaggaaaacatctgcCTGTAGAGAGGACCCTGTCTGAAGAACAAT TTGACCAAATAAAGTTTGGACGTCCACTGAGAAAAGTCACAGAGCCTTATCCTGACTTG GGCTCCTATGATGACTGGAGCATGTCTGGAGATGAAGAGAACTCACC GAGCCTGTTGGAATGTGTGGAGCAAGCCCTGCAGATGAG GAGTTTAACGATTGCAAGAGCGCCATCTGCTGAT GGAG AAGACAGAGACCTGACGCTGAGACCGGCCTGCACACTCGGCCCTGATGCGGCCATCACAGCCGACCCCGGCTCTGCAGCAG tCTTGTCCAGGTGTTCTGCCACGCAGGACATCAGTCAGCGCTGCAGTGACCCATGTTTGCTACCACAACACTCTGTAGTAGCAGAGAAAAGGATGGTTTCCTCCCCAAAAAGAGAGACGCCTCTGTCTCCAGAGTGGAGCACGCTGAGGAAAAAGCCAGAAGACTCA AGAGCTGGTTGTCATGGGCTTCCTCCCACCCCTCAAGTCCAT ATGGGAGCCTGCTTTACCAAAGTCTTCAACGGCTGTCCTCTAAAAATCCACTGTGCTGCTACCTGGATCTTACCCAAAACAAAAG ATCAATACCTGATTCTTGGAGCAGAGGAAGGAATTTACACACTGAACCTAAATGAACTTCATGAGGACACACTAGAAAAG CTGCTCCCTCAGCGATGTACGTGGCTCTATGTCATGAATAATGTGCTGATGTCTGTGTCAG GAAAGTCGTCGCAGCTTTATTCCCACAGTCTAACGGCTCTGTTTGAGCAGAAAGgacatctgcaaaaaaaacacgGCAGCTTGTCTCTCAGCACCAATCGCTTCACTGAGAGGATCATTCCCAG AAAGTTTGCCATATCTGTGAAAATTCCAGACACTAAAGGCTGTCGGAGATGTAGTGTGG CTAGAAACCCCTACACAGAGAGTACCTTCCTGTGTGGGGCGGTTCCCTCCGgcctggtgctgctgctgtggtATGAGCCTCTCCAGAAGTTTATGCATCTAAAG CACATACCAGTGCGACTACCAGAGTCTCTGCCAATATTTgagcttctggttctggtaacAGATGAGTTTCCCCAGCTCTGTGTGGGGGTGAGAGAGTGTAAAAATGAGGAGAGTCCAACCAGCCAGCAGCTCAAGTTTGATATAATCGAGCTGAATGCTCCTCCTGCTTCAGTGCCAG GTGGTGGCGCCCTCAGAGCTGTACAGGTTACCCAGCTGGACAGAGACACAGTACtgataacaactgaaa AAACGGTAAAGATTGTGGACCTGAAAGGGCTTCCATCTAAAGAGCTGGCAGCTGAGATCGTTTTTGACTTTCCAATTGAAACACTAG TCTGTTTACAGGACAGTGTGCTGGCTTTCTGGAAGCATGGCCTTAAAGGAAGGAGTTTCCATTTGGATGAG GTAACACAGGAAATCACAGATGAGAGCCGAGTTTTCCGAGTTTTGGGAACAAACAG AGACATCATCCTTCAGAGTACGCCGACGGACGACCCCTCAGCGCTGAGCAACCTGTACATCTTGACTGGTCATGAAAACAGCTACTGA
- the map4k2 gene encoding mitogen-activated protein kinase kinase kinase kinase 2 isoform X2 — MMKECKHKNIVAYFGSYHRNTKLWICMEYCGGGSLQDMYQVTGPLKEKQIAFVCRETLQGLYHLHETGKMHRDIKGANILLTERGDVKLADFGVAAEISASVAKRKSFIGTPYWMAPEVAAVEKKGGYNHLCDIWAVGITAIELAELQPPMFDLHPMRALMLMSKSSFQPPKLKEKAKWSAGFHSFVKMALNKNPRKRPSSETLLQHPFVTQLLTRNLIIELLDMANNPELHSALTHSIDDSELEIGEMSPDKIQSAGKHLPVERTLSEEQFDQIKFGRPLRKVTEPYPDLGSYDDWSMSGDEENSPSLLECVEQALQMRSLTIARAPSADGGRKSALFSPTASLPAFSSLTSNTEDRDLTLRPACTLGPDAAITADPGSAAVLSRCSATQDISQRCSDPCLLPQHSVVAEKRMVSSPKRETPLSPEWSTLRKKPEDSMGACFTKVFNGCPLKIHCAATWILPKTKDQYLILGAEEGIYTLNLNELHEDTLEKLLPQRCTWLYVMNNVLMSVSGKSSQLYSHSLTALFEQKGHLQKKHGSLSLSTNRFTERIIPRKFAISVKIPDTKGCRRCSVARNPYTESTFLCGAVPSGLVLLLWYEPLQKFMHLKHIPVRLPESLPIFELLVLVTDEFPQLCVGVRECKNEESPTSQQLKFDIIELNAPPASVPGGGALRAVQVTQLDRDTVLITTEKTVKIVDLKGLPSKELAAEIVFDFPIETLVCLQDSVLAFWKHGLKGRSFHLDEVTQEITDESRVFRVLGTNRDIILQSTPTDDPSALSNLYILTGHENSY, encoded by the exons ATGATGAAGGAATGCaagcacaaaaacattgtgGCCTACTTCGGCAGCTATCACAG GAACACCAAGCTGTGGATCTGTATGGAGTACTGTGGGGGGGGATCGCTTCAGGACATGTACCAAG TGACGGGTCCACTAAAAGAGAAACAGATCGCATTCGTGTGCAGGGAAACCCTTCAG GGTTTGTATCACTTGCATGAAACAGGCAAGATGCACAGAGACATAAAG GGAGCTAACATCCTTTTGACTGAACGAGGTGACGTCAAGCTGG CTGATTTTGGAGTGGCAGCAGAGATTAGCGCTTCAGTGGCCAAAAGAAAGTCTTTTATTGGAACTCCTTACTG GATGGCTCCAGAGGTGGCTGCAGTGGAGAAGAAGGGCGGCTACAACCACTTGTGTGATATCTGGGCTGTTGGCATCACAGCCATCGAGTTGGCTGAGCTCCAGCCGCCCATGTTTGACCTCCACCCAATGAG AGCATTGATGCTGATGTCCAAAAGCAGTTTCCAGCCTCCAAAACTAAAGGAAAAAGCCAAGTG GTCTGCAGGTTTCCACAGCTTTGTGAAGATGGCTCTCAATAAAAACCCCCGTAAAAGACCCTCATCAGAGACACTGCTGCAG CATCCGTTTGTGACCCAGCTGCTGACCCGGAACCTGATCATTGAGCTGCTGGACATGGCCAACAACCCAGAGCTGCACAGCGCTCTGACACACAGCATCGATGACAGCGAGCTGGAG ATTGGGGAAATGTCTCCAGATAAGATTCAgtcagcaggaaaacatctgcCTGTAGAGAGGACCCTGTCTGAAGAACAAT TTGACCAAATAAAGTTTGGACGTCCACTGAGAAAAGTCACAGAGCCTTATCCTGACTTG GGCTCCTATGATGACTGGAGCATGTCTGGAGATGAAGAGAACTCACC GAGCCTGTTGGAATGTGTGGAGCAAGCCCTGCAGATGAG GAGTTTAACGATTGCAAGAGCGCCATCTGCTGAT GGAGGTAGGAAGAGCGCTTTGTTCAGTCCGACAGCCTCACTGCCAGCCTTCAGCTCTTTAACTTCCAACACAGAAGACAGAGACCTGACGCTGAGACCGGCCTGCACACTCGGCCCTGATGCGGCCATCACAGCCGACCCCGGCTCTGCAGCAG tCTTGTCCAGGTGTTCTGCCACGCAGGACATCAGTCAGCGCTGCAGTGACCCATGTTTGCTACCACAACACTCTGTAGTAGCAGAGAAAAGGATGGTTTCCTCCCCAAAAAGAGAGACGCCTCTGTCTCCAGAGTGGAGCACGCTGAGGAAAAAGCCAGAAGACTCA ATGGGAGCCTGCTTTACCAAAGTCTTCAACGGCTGTCCTCTAAAAATCCACTGTGCTGCTACCTGGATCTTACCCAAAACAAAAG ATCAATACCTGATTCTTGGAGCAGAGGAAGGAATTTACACACTGAACCTAAATGAACTTCATGAGGACACACTAGAAAAG CTGCTCCCTCAGCGATGTACGTGGCTCTATGTCATGAATAATGTGCTGATGTCTGTGTCAG GAAAGTCGTCGCAGCTTTATTCCCACAGTCTAACGGCTCTGTTTGAGCAGAAAGgacatctgcaaaaaaaacacgGCAGCTTGTCTCTCAGCACCAATCGCTTCACTGAGAGGATCATTCCCAG AAAGTTTGCCATATCTGTGAAAATTCCAGACACTAAAGGCTGTCGGAGATGTAGTGTGG CTAGAAACCCCTACACAGAGAGTACCTTCCTGTGTGGGGCGGTTCCCTCCGgcctggtgctgctgctgtggtATGAGCCTCTCCAGAAGTTTATGCATCTAAAG CACATACCAGTGCGACTACCAGAGTCTCTGCCAATATTTgagcttctggttctggtaacAGATGAGTTTCCCCAGCTCTGTGTGGGGGTGAGAGAGTGTAAAAATGAGGAGAGTCCAACCAGCCAGCAGCTCAAGTTTGATATAATCGAGCTGAATGCTCCTCCTGCTTCAGTGCCAG GTGGTGGCGCCCTCAGAGCTGTACAGGTTACCCAGCTGGACAGAGACACAGTACtgataacaactgaaa AAACGGTAAAGATTGTGGACCTGAAAGGGCTTCCATCTAAAGAGCTGGCAGCTGAGATCGTTTTTGACTTTCCAATTGAAACACTAG TCTGTTTACAGGACAGTGTGCTGGCTTTCTGGAAGCATGGCCTTAAAGGAAGGAGTTTCCATTTGGATGAG GTAACACAGGAAATCACAGATGAGAGCCGAGTTTTCCGAGTTTTGGGAACAAACAG AGACATCATCCTTCAGAGTACGCCGACGGACGACCCCTCAGCGCTGAGCAACCTGTACATCTTGACTGGTCATGAAAACAGCTACTGA
- the map4k2 gene encoding mitogen-activated protein kinase kinase kinase kinase 2 isoform X4 encodes MMKECKHKNIVAYFGSYHRNTKLWICMEYCGGGSLQDMYQVTGPLKEKQIAFVCRETLQGLYHLHETGKMHRDIKGANILLTERGDVKLADFGVAAEISASVAKRKSFIGTPYWMAPEVAAVEKKGGYNHLCDIWAVGITAIELAELQPPMFDLHPMRALMLMSKSSFQPPKLKEKAKWSAGFHSFVKMALNKNPRKRPSSETLLQHPFVTQLLTRNLIIELLDMANNPELHSALTHSIDDSELEIGEMSPDKIQSAGKHLPVERTLSEEQFDQIKFGRPLRKVTEPYPDLGSYDDWSMSGDEENSPSLTIARAPSADGEDRDLTLRPACTLGPDAAITADPGSAAVLSRCSATQDISQRCSDPCLLPQHSVVAEKRMVSSPKRETPLSPEWSTLRKKPEDSRAGCHGLPPTPQVHMGACFTKVFNGCPLKIHCAATWILPKTKDQYLILGAEEGIYTLNLNELHEDTLEKLLPQRCTWLYVMNNVLMSVSGKSSQLYSHSLTALFEQKGHLQKKHGSLSLSTNRFTERIIPRKFAISVKIPDTKGCRRCSVARNPYTESTFLCGAVPSGLVLLLWYEPLQKFMHLKHIPVRLPESLPIFELLVLVTDEFPQLCVGVRECKNEESPTSQQLKFDIIELNAPPASVPGGGALRAVQVTQLDRDTVLITTEKTVKIVDLKGLPSKELAAEIVFDFPIETLVCLQDSVLAFWKHGLKGRSFHLDEVTQEITDESRVFRVLGTNRDIILQSTPTDDPSALSNLYILTGHENSY; translated from the exons ATGATGAAGGAATGCaagcacaaaaacattgtgGCCTACTTCGGCAGCTATCACAG GAACACCAAGCTGTGGATCTGTATGGAGTACTGTGGGGGGGGATCGCTTCAGGACATGTACCAAG TGACGGGTCCACTAAAAGAGAAACAGATCGCATTCGTGTGCAGGGAAACCCTTCAG GGTTTGTATCACTTGCATGAAACAGGCAAGATGCACAGAGACATAAAG GGAGCTAACATCCTTTTGACTGAACGAGGTGACGTCAAGCTGG CTGATTTTGGAGTGGCAGCAGAGATTAGCGCTTCAGTGGCCAAAAGAAAGTCTTTTATTGGAACTCCTTACTG GATGGCTCCAGAGGTGGCTGCAGTGGAGAAGAAGGGCGGCTACAACCACTTGTGTGATATCTGGGCTGTTGGCATCACAGCCATCGAGTTGGCTGAGCTCCAGCCGCCCATGTTTGACCTCCACCCAATGAG AGCATTGATGCTGATGTCCAAAAGCAGTTTCCAGCCTCCAAAACTAAAGGAAAAAGCCAAGTG GTCTGCAGGTTTCCACAGCTTTGTGAAGATGGCTCTCAATAAAAACCCCCGTAAAAGACCCTCATCAGAGACACTGCTGCAG CATCCGTTTGTGACCCAGCTGCTGACCCGGAACCTGATCATTGAGCTGCTGGACATGGCCAACAACCCAGAGCTGCACAGCGCTCTGACACACAGCATCGATGACAGCGAGCTGGAG ATTGGGGAAATGTCTCCAGATAAGATTCAgtcagcaggaaaacatctgcCTGTAGAGAGGACCCTGTCTGAAGAACAAT TTGACCAAATAAAGTTTGGACGTCCACTGAGAAAAGTCACAGAGCCTTATCCTGACTTG GGCTCCTATGATGACTGGAGCATGTCTGGAGATGAAGAGAACTCACC GAGTTTAACGATTGCAAGAGCGCCATCTGCTGAT GGAG AAGACAGAGACCTGACGCTGAGACCGGCCTGCACACTCGGCCCTGATGCGGCCATCACAGCCGACCCCGGCTCTGCAGCAG tCTTGTCCAGGTGTTCTGCCACGCAGGACATCAGTCAGCGCTGCAGTGACCCATGTTTGCTACCACAACACTCTGTAGTAGCAGAGAAAAGGATGGTTTCCTCCCCAAAAAGAGAGACGCCTCTGTCTCCAGAGTGGAGCACGCTGAGGAAAAAGCCAGAAGACTCA AGAGCTGGTTGTCATGGGCTTCCTCCCACCCCTCAAGTCCAT ATGGGAGCCTGCTTTACCAAAGTCTTCAACGGCTGTCCTCTAAAAATCCACTGTGCTGCTACCTGGATCTTACCCAAAACAAAAG ATCAATACCTGATTCTTGGAGCAGAGGAAGGAATTTACACACTGAACCTAAATGAACTTCATGAGGACACACTAGAAAAG CTGCTCCCTCAGCGATGTACGTGGCTCTATGTCATGAATAATGTGCTGATGTCTGTGTCAG GAAAGTCGTCGCAGCTTTATTCCCACAGTCTAACGGCTCTGTTTGAGCAGAAAGgacatctgcaaaaaaaacacgGCAGCTTGTCTCTCAGCACCAATCGCTTCACTGAGAGGATCATTCCCAG AAAGTTTGCCATATCTGTGAAAATTCCAGACACTAAAGGCTGTCGGAGATGTAGTGTGG CTAGAAACCCCTACACAGAGAGTACCTTCCTGTGTGGGGCGGTTCCCTCCGgcctggtgctgctgctgtggtATGAGCCTCTCCAGAAGTTTATGCATCTAAAG CACATACCAGTGCGACTACCAGAGTCTCTGCCAATATTTgagcttctggttctggtaacAGATGAGTTTCCCCAGCTCTGTGTGGGGGTGAGAGAGTGTAAAAATGAGGAGAGTCCAACCAGCCAGCAGCTCAAGTTTGATATAATCGAGCTGAATGCTCCTCCTGCTTCAGTGCCAG GTGGTGGCGCCCTCAGAGCTGTACAGGTTACCCAGCTGGACAGAGACACAGTACtgataacaactgaaa AAACGGTAAAGATTGTGGACCTGAAAGGGCTTCCATCTAAAGAGCTGGCAGCTGAGATCGTTTTTGACTTTCCAATTGAAACACTAG TCTGTTTACAGGACAGTGTGCTGGCTTTCTGGAAGCATGGCCTTAAAGGAAGGAGTTTCCATTTGGATGAG GTAACACAGGAAATCACAGATGAGAGCCGAGTTTTCCGAGTTTTGGGAACAAACAG AGACATCATCCTTCAGAGTACGCCGACGGACGACCCCTCAGCGCTGAGCAACCTGTACATCTTGACTGGTCATGAAAACAGCTACTGA